The following coding sequences lie in one Musa acuminata AAA Group cultivar baxijiao chromosome BXJ3-1, Cavendish_Baxijiao_AAA, whole genome shotgun sequence genomic window:
- the LOC103987005 gene encoding uncharacterized protein LOC103987005 isoform X4 translates to MPPRMRCLTGSIPKNPPSRRLLTPRSRRVQFFTPDMLETVHEIAIYIHRFHNLDLFQQGWYQIKISARWEDGSLESCGTPSRVIQYEAPNIVSDDIFAVWRIDDADHSFFTHPFKIKYARQDVPLSIMVSFNFATGKYERPASSAAILKFELMYAPMFENGNEIQASIEMFPTAVHEFRIPPKALHGLHSYCPVHFDAFHAVLVDLSVHIVFLKSGTSIQEKVSSTSLMVENIADEYYGSNQILGQGWSPKAIEIVKSLFVSREILMEEIRNLSKAIGQKIDDLHNADLNLGKFEFIGSSLRTDLSTANTGISGSSMGVGHLAGMLQNILEKSNGTVNFENDVMLYSLSKEELLDVYFTMGNQLSFLWNTFLNFHRINRIAILEHLHGVWAMDRKAEWSIWMVHSKIEVPHRYLKSGADDSSHHNALGKVVGVRKSNDEPAQGATTRAELHRRSIAQMKINSHSIQDMYIFGDPSHVPVVLVEQHVIDLPNNSSLHSPDPNDAAIPTGPGKNVVPKFSLGPKRNCRVLRAVVFVHGFQGHHLDLRLVRNQWLLIDPGAECLMSEANEEKTTGDFREMGRRLALEVVAFLRKKMDKLSRYGGCKVTKLSFVGHSIGNIIIRSALTESVMGPFLKHLYTYMSISGPHLGYWYSSNSLFNSGLWLLKKLKGAQCINQLTSTDDPDLQNTFFYKLCKICSDDNII, encoded by the exons ATGCCTCCGCGGATGAGATGCCTCACCGGCTCGATTCCGAAGAACCCACCCTCTAGGAGATTGCTAACTCCGAGATCGCGACGGGTTCAATTCTTCACGCCGGACATGCTAGAGACCGTTCACGAGATCGCCATTTATATTCACCGGTTCCACAACCTCGATCTATTCCAGCAAGG ATGGTATCAGATAAAGATAAGCGCAAGATGGGAAGACGGCAGCCTGGAATCTTGTGGTACTCCGTCCAGAGTTATTCAGTATGAAG CTCCCAATATAGTCTCAGATGATATTTTTGCTGTTTGGAGGATCGATGATGCTGATCATAGTTTCTTTACCCATCCATTCAAAATCAAATATGCTAGACAGGATGTTCCTCTATCTATCATGGTGTCTTTCAATTTTGCTACAGGGAAATATGAG AGACCAGCTAGTTCTGCGGCAATACTAAAGTTTGAGCTCATGTATGCTCCAATGTTCGAAAATGG CAATGAAATTCAGGCCTCTATTGAAATGTTTCCAACTGCAGTCCATGAATTCAGGATTCCTCCTAAAGCACTACATGGTCTGCATTCATACTGTCCTGTTCATTTTGATGCTTTCCATGCAGTGCTTGTTGATTTAAGTGTGCACATTGTTTTCCTGAAATCTGGTACCAGCATACAAGAGAAGGTATcaag TACTTCTCTAATGGTGGAGAATATTGCTGATGAATATTACGGATCCAATCAG ATATTAGGTCAAGGGTGGAGCCCAAAAGCAATTGAAATTGTGAAGTCACTGTTTGTTTCACGTGAGATACTTATGGAAGAAATAAGAAACCTAAGCAAAGCAATTGGACAAAAAATTGATGATTTACATAATGCTGACCTCAATCTTGGTAAATTTGAGTTTATTGGTTCTTCATTGAGAACTGATTTATCTACTGCAAACACGGGCATTTCTGGGTCAAGTATGGGTGTTGGACACTTAGCTGGCATGCTACAGAATATTCTGGAG AAATCGAATGGCACTGTCAATTTTGAGAATGATGTCATGCTCTACTCTTTGTCCAAGGAAGAACTGCTGGATGTATATTTCACAATGGGAAACCAACTCTCTTTTTTGTGGAATACATTTTTGAACTTCCATAG GATAAATAGAATTGCAATACTTGAACATCTCCATGGTGTTTGGGCTATGGATCGGAAGGCAGAATGGTCCATATGGATGGTTCATTCGAAGATTGAAGTTCCCCACCGGTACTTGAAAAGTGGAGCTGATGATTCTTCTCACCATAATGCACTTGGAAAAGTAGTAGGTGTGAGGAAGTCCAATGACGAG CCAGCTCAAGGTGCAACAACACGCGCTGAACTTCACCGGAGAAGTATTGCCCAGATGAAA ATAAACAGCCACTCAATTCAAGACATGTATATTTTTGGTGATCCTTCACATGTTCCTGTTGTTCTAGTAGAACAACATGTCATTGATCTTCCTAACAATTCATCCTTGCATAGTCCGGATCCAAATGATGCTGCAATACCTACTGGCCCTGGTAAAAATGTTGTACCCAAATTCAGTTTGGGACCCAAAAGAAATTGTCGTGTACTACGAGCAGTTGTGTTTGTGCATGGATTTCAG GGGCACCATCTCGATTTACGACTTGTTCGGAATCAATGGCTTTTGATAGATCCTGGAGCTGAATGTCTCATGTCAGAAGCTAATGAAGAAAAGACAACAGGAGATTTTAGAGAAATGGGTCGAAGGTTGGCTTTGGAAGTGGTTGCCTTCCTTAGGAAGAAAATGGATAAGCTTTCAAGATATGGAGGCTGTAAAGTCACAAAGCTTAGTTTTGTTGGGCATTCTATTGGAAACATCATCATCAGGAGTGCCTTAACAG AGAGTGTAATGGGACCTTTCTTGAAGCACTTGTATACATATATGTCAATATCAGGGCCACATTTAGGGTATTGGTACAGCTCAAACTCTTTGTTCAATTCAGGATTGTGGCTTTTGAAGAAACTCAAAGGAGCTCAGTGCATTAATCAACTTACTTCTACTGATGATCCAGATCTTCAGAATACATTCTTTTACAAGCTCTGTAAG ATTTGCAGTGATGACAACATCATTTGA
- the LOC103987005 gene encoding uncharacterized protein LOC103987005 isoform X2, which produces MPPRMRCLTGSIPKNPPSRRLLTPRSRRVQFFTPDMLETVHEIAIYIHRFHNLDLFQQGWYQIKISARWEDGSLESCGTPSRVIQYEAPNIVSDDIFAVWRIDDADHSFFTHPFKIKYARQDVPLSIMVSFNFATGKYERPASSAAILKFELMYAPMFENGNEIQASIEMFPTAVHEFRIPPKALHGLHSYCPVHFDAFHAVLVDLSVHIVFLKSGTSIQEKVSSTSLMVENIADEYYGSNQILGQGWSPKAIEIVKSLFVSREILMEEIRNLSKAIGQKIDDLHNADLNLGKFEFIGSSLRTDLSTANTGISGSSMGVGHLAGMLQNILEKSNGTVNFENDVMLYSLSKEELLDVYFTMGNQLSFLWNTFLNFHRINRIAILEHLHGVWAMDRKAEWSIWMVHSKIEVPHRYLKSGADDSSHHNALGKVVGVRKSNDEPAQGATTRAELHRRSIAQMKINSHSIQDMYIFGDPSHVPVVLVEQHVIDLPNNSSLHSPDPNDAAIPTGPGKNVVPKFSLGPKRNCRVLRAVVFVHGFQGHHLDLRLVRNQWLLIDPGAECLMSEANEEKTTGDFREMGRRLALEVVAFLRKKMDKLSRYGGCKVTKLSFVGHSIGNIIIRSALTESVMGPFLKHLYTYMSISGPHLGYWYSSNSLFNSGLWLLKKLKGAQCINQLTSTDDPDLQNTFFYKLCKKTLENFKNIILVSSPQDGYVPYHSARIELCQASSWDQSKKSHIFMDMLNNCLDQIRAPSSERRVFMRCDVNFDTSSQVRNLNTIIGRAAHIEFLETDIFAKFIMWSFPEFFL; this is translated from the exons ATGCCTCCGCGGATGAGATGCCTCACCGGCTCGATTCCGAAGAACCCACCCTCTAGGAGATTGCTAACTCCGAGATCGCGACGGGTTCAATTCTTCACGCCGGACATGCTAGAGACCGTTCACGAGATCGCCATTTATATTCACCGGTTCCACAACCTCGATCTATTCCAGCAAGG ATGGTATCAGATAAAGATAAGCGCAAGATGGGAAGACGGCAGCCTGGAATCTTGTGGTACTCCGTCCAGAGTTATTCAGTATGAAG CTCCCAATATAGTCTCAGATGATATTTTTGCTGTTTGGAGGATCGATGATGCTGATCATAGTTTCTTTACCCATCCATTCAAAATCAAATATGCTAGACAGGATGTTCCTCTATCTATCATGGTGTCTTTCAATTTTGCTACAGGGAAATATGAG AGACCAGCTAGTTCTGCGGCAATACTAAAGTTTGAGCTCATGTATGCTCCAATGTTCGAAAATGG CAATGAAATTCAGGCCTCTATTGAAATGTTTCCAACTGCAGTCCATGAATTCAGGATTCCTCCTAAAGCACTACATGGTCTGCATTCATACTGTCCTGTTCATTTTGATGCTTTCCATGCAGTGCTTGTTGATTTAAGTGTGCACATTGTTTTCCTGAAATCTGGTACCAGCATACAAGAGAAGGTATcaag TACTTCTCTAATGGTGGAGAATATTGCTGATGAATATTACGGATCCAATCAG ATATTAGGTCAAGGGTGGAGCCCAAAAGCAATTGAAATTGTGAAGTCACTGTTTGTTTCACGTGAGATACTTATGGAAGAAATAAGAAACCTAAGCAAAGCAATTGGACAAAAAATTGATGATTTACATAATGCTGACCTCAATCTTGGTAAATTTGAGTTTATTGGTTCTTCATTGAGAACTGATTTATCTACTGCAAACACGGGCATTTCTGGGTCAAGTATGGGTGTTGGACACTTAGCTGGCATGCTACAGAATATTCTGGAG AAATCGAATGGCACTGTCAATTTTGAGAATGATGTCATGCTCTACTCTTTGTCCAAGGAAGAACTGCTGGATGTATATTTCACAATGGGAAACCAACTCTCTTTTTTGTGGAATACATTTTTGAACTTCCATAG GATAAATAGAATTGCAATACTTGAACATCTCCATGGTGTTTGGGCTATGGATCGGAAGGCAGAATGGTCCATATGGATGGTTCATTCGAAGATTGAAGTTCCCCACCGGTACTTGAAAAGTGGAGCTGATGATTCTTCTCACCATAATGCACTTGGAAAAGTAGTAGGTGTGAGGAAGTCCAATGACGAG CCAGCTCAAGGTGCAACAACACGCGCTGAACTTCACCGGAGAAGTATTGCCCAGATGAAA ATAAACAGCCACTCAATTCAAGACATGTATATTTTTGGTGATCCTTCACATGTTCCTGTTGTTCTAGTAGAACAACATGTCATTGATCTTCCTAACAATTCATCCTTGCATAGTCCGGATCCAAATGATGCTGCAATACCTACTGGCCCTGGTAAAAATGTTGTACCCAAATTCAGTTTGGGACCCAAAAGAAATTGTCGTGTACTACGAGCAGTTGTGTTTGTGCATGGATTTCAG GGGCACCATCTCGATTTACGACTTGTTCGGAATCAATGGCTTTTGATAGATCCTGGAGCTGAATGTCTCATGTCAGAAGCTAATGAAGAAAAGACAACAGGAGATTTTAGAGAAATGGGTCGAAGGTTGGCTTTGGAAGTGGTTGCCTTCCTTAGGAAGAAAATGGATAAGCTTTCAAGATATGGAGGCTGTAAAGTCACAAAGCTTAGTTTTGTTGGGCATTCTATTGGAAACATCATCATCAGGAGTGCCTTAACAG AGAGTGTAATGGGACCTTTCTTGAAGCACTTGTATACATATATGTCAATATCAGGGCCACATTTAGGGTATTGGTACAGCTCAAACTCTTTGTTCAATTCAGGATTGTGGCTTTTGAAGAAACTCAAAGGAGCTCAGTGCATTAATCAACTTACTTCTACTGATGATCCAGATCTTCAGAATACATTCTTTTACAAGCTCTGTAAG AAGACATTGGAAAATTTCAAAAACATTATCCTGGTATCTTCCCCACAG gatGGTTACGTTCCTTACCATTCTGCCAGAATTGAACTGTGCCAGGCATCGTCTTGGGATCAGTCAAAGAAGTCTCACATCTTCATGGACATGCTCAACAATTGCTTGGATCAAATCCGTGCTCCTTCATCTGAACGGAGAGTATTCATGCGGTGTGATGTGAATTTTGACACATCTTCTCAAGTGAGGAACTTGAATACAATCATCGGGCGAGCAGCACACATAGAGTTTCTTGAGACCGACATATTTGCAAAGTTCATCATGTGGTCCTTTCCAGAATTCTTCCTTTGA
- the LOC103987005 gene encoding uncharacterized protein LOC103987005 isoform X1 — MPPRMRCLTGSIPKNPPSRRLLTPRSRRVQFFTPDMLETVHEIAIYIHRFHNLDLFQQGWYQIKISARWEDGSLESCGTPSRVIQYEAPNIVSDDIFAVWRIDDADHSFFTHPFKIKYARQDVPLSIMVSFNFATGKYERPASSAAILKFELMYAPMFENGNEIQASIEMFPTAVHEFRIPPKALHGLHSYCPVHFDAFHAVLVDLSVHIVFLKSGTSIQEKVSSTSLMVENIADEYYGSNQILGQGWSPKAIEIVKSLFVSREILMEEIRNLSKAIGQKIDDLHNADLNLGKFEFIGSSLRTDLSTANTGISGSSMGVGHLAGMLQNILEKSNGTVNFENDVMLYSLSKEELLDVYFTMGNQLSFLWNTFLNFHRINRIAILEHLHGVWAMDRKAEWSIWMVHSKIEVPHRYLKSGADDSSHHNALGKVVGVRKSNDEPAQGATTRAELHRRSIAQMKINSHSIQDMYIFGDPSHVPVVLVEQHVIDLPNNSSLHSPDPNDAAIPTGPGKNVVPKFSLGPKRNCRVLRAVVFVHGFQGHHLDLRLVRNQWLLIDPGAECLMSEANEEKTTGDFREMGRRLALEVVAFLRKKMDKLSRYGGCKVTKLSFVGHSIGNIIIRSALTESVMGPFLKHLYTYMSISGPHLGYWYSSNSLFNSGLWLLKKLKGAQCINQLTSTDDPDLQNTFFYKLCKQKTLENFKNIILVSSPQDGYVPYHSARIELCQASSWDQSKKSHIFMDMLNNCLDQIRAPSSERRVFMRCDVNFDTSSQVRNLNTIIGRAAHIEFLETDIFAKFIMWSFPEFFL, encoded by the exons ATGCCTCCGCGGATGAGATGCCTCACCGGCTCGATTCCGAAGAACCCACCCTCTAGGAGATTGCTAACTCCGAGATCGCGACGGGTTCAATTCTTCACGCCGGACATGCTAGAGACCGTTCACGAGATCGCCATTTATATTCACCGGTTCCACAACCTCGATCTATTCCAGCAAGG ATGGTATCAGATAAAGATAAGCGCAAGATGGGAAGACGGCAGCCTGGAATCTTGTGGTACTCCGTCCAGAGTTATTCAGTATGAAG CTCCCAATATAGTCTCAGATGATATTTTTGCTGTTTGGAGGATCGATGATGCTGATCATAGTTTCTTTACCCATCCATTCAAAATCAAATATGCTAGACAGGATGTTCCTCTATCTATCATGGTGTCTTTCAATTTTGCTACAGGGAAATATGAG AGACCAGCTAGTTCTGCGGCAATACTAAAGTTTGAGCTCATGTATGCTCCAATGTTCGAAAATGG CAATGAAATTCAGGCCTCTATTGAAATGTTTCCAACTGCAGTCCATGAATTCAGGATTCCTCCTAAAGCACTACATGGTCTGCATTCATACTGTCCTGTTCATTTTGATGCTTTCCATGCAGTGCTTGTTGATTTAAGTGTGCACATTGTTTTCCTGAAATCTGGTACCAGCATACAAGAGAAGGTATcaag TACTTCTCTAATGGTGGAGAATATTGCTGATGAATATTACGGATCCAATCAG ATATTAGGTCAAGGGTGGAGCCCAAAAGCAATTGAAATTGTGAAGTCACTGTTTGTTTCACGTGAGATACTTATGGAAGAAATAAGAAACCTAAGCAAAGCAATTGGACAAAAAATTGATGATTTACATAATGCTGACCTCAATCTTGGTAAATTTGAGTTTATTGGTTCTTCATTGAGAACTGATTTATCTACTGCAAACACGGGCATTTCTGGGTCAAGTATGGGTGTTGGACACTTAGCTGGCATGCTACAGAATATTCTGGAG AAATCGAATGGCACTGTCAATTTTGAGAATGATGTCATGCTCTACTCTTTGTCCAAGGAAGAACTGCTGGATGTATATTTCACAATGGGAAACCAACTCTCTTTTTTGTGGAATACATTTTTGAACTTCCATAG GATAAATAGAATTGCAATACTTGAACATCTCCATGGTGTTTGGGCTATGGATCGGAAGGCAGAATGGTCCATATGGATGGTTCATTCGAAGATTGAAGTTCCCCACCGGTACTTGAAAAGTGGAGCTGATGATTCTTCTCACCATAATGCACTTGGAAAAGTAGTAGGTGTGAGGAAGTCCAATGACGAG CCAGCTCAAGGTGCAACAACACGCGCTGAACTTCACCGGAGAAGTATTGCCCAGATGAAA ATAAACAGCCACTCAATTCAAGACATGTATATTTTTGGTGATCCTTCACATGTTCCTGTTGTTCTAGTAGAACAACATGTCATTGATCTTCCTAACAATTCATCCTTGCATAGTCCGGATCCAAATGATGCTGCAATACCTACTGGCCCTGGTAAAAATGTTGTACCCAAATTCAGTTTGGGACCCAAAAGAAATTGTCGTGTACTACGAGCAGTTGTGTTTGTGCATGGATTTCAG GGGCACCATCTCGATTTACGACTTGTTCGGAATCAATGGCTTTTGATAGATCCTGGAGCTGAATGTCTCATGTCAGAAGCTAATGAAGAAAAGACAACAGGAGATTTTAGAGAAATGGGTCGAAGGTTGGCTTTGGAAGTGGTTGCCTTCCTTAGGAAGAAAATGGATAAGCTTTCAAGATATGGAGGCTGTAAAGTCACAAAGCTTAGTTTTGTTGGGCATTCTATTGGAAACATCATCATCAGGAGTGCCTTAACAG AGAGTGTAATGGGACCTTTCTTGAAGCACTTGTATACATATATGTCAATATCAGGGCCACATTTAGGGTATTGGTACAGCTCAAACTCTTTGTTCAATTCAGGATTGTGGCTTTTGAAGAAACTCAAAGGAGCTCAGTGCATTAATCAACTTACTTCTACTGATGATCCAGATCTTCAGAATACATTCTTTTACAAGCTCTGTAAG CAGAAGACATTGGAAAATTTCAAAAACATTATCCTGGTATCTTCCCCACAG gatGGTTACGTTCCTTACCATTCTGCCAGAATTGAACTGTGCCAGGCATCGTCTTGGGATCAGTCAAAGAAGTCTCACATCTTCATGGACATGCTCAACAATTGCTTGGATCAAATCCGTGCTCCTTCATCTGAACGGAGAGTATTCATGCGGTGTGATGTGAATTTTGACACATCTTCTCAAGTGAGGAACTTGAATACAATCATCGGGCGAGCAGCACACATAGAGTTTCTTGAGACCGACATATTTGCAAAGTTCATCATGTGGTCCTTTCCAGAATTCTTCCTTTGA
- the LOC103987005 gene encoding uncharacterized protein LOC103987005 isoform X3 — protein sequence MTAWNYRDPNKWVFRHGAAPNIVSDDIFAVWRIDDADHSFFTHPFKIKYARQDVPLSIMVSFNFATGKYERPASSAAILKFELMYAPMFENGNEIQASIEMFPTAVHEFRIPPKALHGLHSYCPVHFDAFHAVLVDLSVHIVFLKSGTSIQEKVSSTSLMVENIADEYYGSNQILGQGWSPKAIEIVKSLFVSREILMEEIRNLSKAIGQKIDDLHNADLNLGKFEFIGSSLRTDLSTANTGISGSSMGVGHLAGMLQNILEKSNGTVNFENDVMLYSLSKEELLDVYFTMGNQLSFLWNTFLNFHRINRIAILEHLHGVWAMDRKAEWSIWMVHSKIEVPHRYLKSGADDSSHHNALGKVVGVRKSNDEPAQGATTRAELHRRSIAQMKINSHSIQDMYIFGDPSHVPVVLVEQHVIDLPNNSSLHSPDPNDAAIPTGPGKNVVPKFSLGPKRNCRVLRAVVFVHGFQGHHLDLRLVRNQWLLIDPGAECLMSEANEEKTTGDFREMGRRLALEVVAFLRKKMDKLSRYGGCKVTKLSFVGHSIGNIIIRSALTESVMGPFLKHLYTYMSISGPHLGYWYSSNSLFNSGLWLLKKLKGAQCINQLTSTDDPDLQNTFFYKLCKQKTLENFKNIILVSSPQDGYVPYHSARIELCQASSWDQSKKSHIFMDMLNNCLDQIRAPSSERRVFMRCDVNFDTSSQVRNLNTIIGRAAHIEFLETDIFAKFIMWSFPEFFL from the exons ATGACAGCGTGGAATTATCGTGACCCAAATAAGTGGGTGTTCAGGCATGGTGCTG CTCCCAATATAGTCTCAGATGATATTTTTGCTGTTTGGAGGATCGATGATGCTGATCATAGTTTCTTTACCCATCCATTCAAAATCAAATATGCTAGACAGGATGTTCCTCTATCTATCATGGTGTCTTTCAATTTTGCTACAGGGAAATATGAG AGACCAGCTAGTTCTGCGGCAATACTAAAGTTTGAGCTCATGTATGCTCCAATGTTCGAAAATGG CAATGAAATTCAGGCCTCTATTGAAATGTTTCCAACTGCAGTCCATGAATTCAGGATTCCTCCTAAAGCACTACATGGTCTGCATTCATACTGTCCTGTTCATTTTGATGCTTTCCATGCAGTGCTTGTTGATTTAAGTGTGCACATTGTTTTCCTGAAATCTGGTACCAGCATACAAGAGAAGGTATcaag TACTTCTCTAATGGTGGAGAATATTGCTGATGAATATTACGGATCCAATCAG ATATTAGGTCAAGGGTGGAGCCCAAAAGCAATTGAAATTGTGAAGTCACTGTTTGTTTCACGTGAGATACTTATGGAAGAAATAAGAAACCTAAGCAAAGCAATTGGACAAAAAATTGATGATTTACATAATGCTGACCTCAATCTTGGTAAATTTGAGTTTATTGGTTCTTCATTGAGAACTGATTTATCTACTGCAAACACGGGCATTTCTGGGTCAAGTATGGGTGTTGGACACTTAGCTGGCATGCTACAGAATATTCTGGAG AAATCGAATGGCACTGTCAATTTTGAGAATGATGTCATGCTCTACTCTTTGTCCAAGGAAGAACTGCTGGATGTATATTTCACAATGGGAAACCAACTCTCTTTTTTGTGGAATACATTTTTGAACTTCCATAG GATAAATAGAATTGCAATACTTGAACATCTCCATGGTGTTTGGGCTATGGATCGGAAGGCAGAATGGTCCATATGGATGGTTCATTCGAAGATTGAAGTTCCCCACCGGTACTTGAAAAGTGGAGCTGATGATTCTTCTCACCATAATGCACTTGGAAAAGTAGTAGGTGTGAGGAAGTCCAATGACGAG CCAGCTCAAGGTGCAACAACACGCGCTGAACTTCACCGGAGAAGTATTGCCCAGATGAAA ATAAACAGCCACTCAATTCAAGACATGTATATTTTTGGTGATCCTTCACATGTTCCTGTTGTTCTAGTAGAACAACATGTCATTGATCTTCCTAACAATTCATCCTTGCATAGTCCGGATCCAAATGATGCTGCAATACCTACTGGCCCTGGTAAAAATGTTGTACCCAAATTCAGTTTGGGACCCAAAAGAAATTGTCGTGTACTACGAGCAGTTGTGTTTGTGCATGGATTTCAG GGGCACCATCTCGATTTACGACTTGTTCGGAATCAATGGCTTTTGATAGATCCTGGAGCTGAATGTCTCATGTCAGAAGCTAATGAAGAAAAGACAACAGGAGATTTTAGAGAAATGGGTCGAAGGTTGGCTTTGGAAGTGGTTGCCTTCCTTAGGAAGAAAATGGATAAGCTTTCAAGATATGGAGGCTGTAAAGTCACAAAGCTTAGTTTTGTTGGGCATTCTATTGGAAACATCATCATCAGGAGTGCCTTAACAG AGAGTGTAATGGGACCTTTCTTGAAGCACTTGTATACATATATGTCAATATCAGGGCCACATTTAGGGTATTGGTACAGCTCAAACTCTTTGTTCAATTCAGGATTGTGGCTTTTGAAGAAACTCAAAGGAGCTCAGTGCATTAATCAACTTACTTCTACTGATGATCCAGATCTTCAGAATACATTCTTTTACAAGCTCTGTAAG CAGAAGACATTGGAAAATTTCAAAAACATTATCCTGGTATCTTCCCCACAG gatGGTTACGTTCCTTACCATTCTGCCAGAATTGAACTGTGCCAGGCATCGTCTTGGGATCAGTCAAAGAAGTCTCACATCTTCATGGACATGCTCAACAATTGCTTGGATCAAATCCGTGCTCCTTCATCTGAACGGAGAGTATTCATGCGGTGTGATGTGAATTTTGACACATCTTCTCAAGTGAGGAACTTGAATACAATCATCGGGCGAGCAGCACACATAGAGTTTCTTGAGACCGACATATTTGCAAAGTTCATCATGTGGTCCTTTCCAGAATTCTTCCTTTGA